In a single window of the Sander lucioperca isolate FBNREF2018 chromosome 19, SLUC_FBN_1.2, whole genome shotgun sequence genome:
- the ccn2a gene encoding CCN family member 2a: protein MSAGMKKMILLPFLSIMLSYMAAGQECSSQCSCPSTPPQCPPGVSLVLDGCGCCRVCAKQMGELCTEKDFCDPHKGLYCDFGAPINRRIGVCTAREGATCVFGGMMYKSGETFQSSCKYQCTCLDGAVGCVPLCSMDIRLPSPDCPMPRRVKVPGKCCEEWECDRHSFMGSALAAYREEETYGPDPSLMRENCLVQTTEWSACSKTCGLGISTRVTNDNRECRLEKQTRLCMVRPCESQLEQSIRKGKKCIRTPRLSKPMKFEISGCTTTKSYRPKFCGVCLDGRCCTPHRTTTLPMEFKCPDGQVMKKHMMFIKSCACHHNCPGENDIFESMYYKKMMGDMA, encoded by the exons ATGTCTGCTGGAATGAAGAAAATGATTTTGCTGCCTTTCCTGAGCATCATGCTCTCATACATG GCTGCAGGTCAGGAGTGTAGCAGCCAGTGTTCGTGCCCCTCCACTCCCCCTCAGTGCCCCCCAGGAGTGAGCCTGGTGCTGGATGGCTGCGGCTGCTGCAGGGTGTGTGCCAAACAGATGGGGGAGCTCTGCACTGAGAAAGACTTCTGTGACCCACACAAAGGCCTCTACTGTGACTTCGGAGCCCCCATCAACAGACGCATAGGAGTGTGCACAG CTCGAGAGGGAGCCACATGTGTTTTCGGAGGCATGATGTACAAGAGCGGGGAGACTTTCCAGAGCAGCTGCAAGTACCAGTGTACCTGTCTGGATGGAGCCGTTGGCTGTGTCCCTCTTTGTTCCATGGACATCAGGCTGCCCAGCCCAGACTGCCCCATGCCGAGACGTGTCAAGGTGCCAGGGAAGTGCTGCGAGGAGTGGGAGTGTGACAGACACAGTTTCATGGGCTCTGCTTTGGCCG cctacagagaggaggagacctATGGCCCAGATCCCTCCCTGATGAGGGAGAACTGCCTGGTTCAGACTACTGAATGGAGCGCATGCTCTAAGACTTGTGGCCTTGGGATCTCCACCAGGGTCACCAATGATAACCGTGAATGCCGCCTGGAGAAACAGACCCGGTTGTGCATGGTGCGACCATGCGAGTCACAGCTGGAGCAGAGCATTAGG AAAGGAAAAAAGTGCATCCGTACTCCCAGACTCTCAAAGCCCATGAAGTTCGAGATCTCTGGCTGCACCACCACCAAGTCCTATAGGCCAAAGTTCTGCGGCGTCTGCCTGGATGGGCGCTGCTGCACCCCCCACAGAACCACCACCCTGCCCATGGAGTTCAAATGCCCCGACGGACAGGTGATGAAGAAGCACATGATGTTCATTAAGTCCTGCGCCTGTCACCACAACTGCCCCGGGGAGAACGACATCTTCGAGTCCATGTATTACAAGAAGATGATGGGAGACATGGCATGA